In Halovulum dunhuangense, one genomic interval encodes:
- the ctaA gene encoding heme A synthase, whose product MTAKRSIFEEVSGKTQAAPAPRRADPREGARTAIRIWMMVLFALVVVMIAVGGLTRLTDSGLSITEWAPVTGAIPPMSDAAWQLEFDKYREIPQYRLMNAGMTLEEFKFIYWWEWGHRQLGRFIGLVWGLGFFWFLIRRRIPVGWTPKLLALGALGGLQGAIGWWMVASGLTGDMISVASYRLATHLGIAFVILGLLAWYIYELRQPQMALIQARRRREGGAMGATLVVGMVFVQVLLGALVAGIDAGRTYVTWPLMDGGLVPDNALIMDPVWRNFFENAGTVQFIHRMWAYGLLLVTLAVWWRARKLSVTALRRRFDWLMVAMLGQTVIGVVTVLYGAPWEIAIVHQFGAVVLFALALRARFGALYPPEQRIARA is encoded by the coding sequence CCGCGCCGCGCCGACCCGCGCGAGGGCGCGCGCACAGCGATCCGCATCTGGATGATGGTGCTTTTCGCGCTGGTGGTGGTGATGATCGCCGTGGGCGGGCTGACGCGCCTGACCGACAGCGGGCTGTCGATCACCGAATGGGCCCCGGTCACCGGGGCGATCCCGCCGATGAGCGACGCCGCCTGGCAGCTGGAATTCGACAAGTACCGCGAGATCCCCCAGTACCGGCTGATGAACGCGGGCATGACGCTTGAGGAATTCAAGTTCATCTACTGGTGGGAATGGGGCCACCGCCAGCTTGGCCGGTTCATCGGGCTTGTCTGGGGGCTTGGCTTCTTCTGGTTCCTGATACGCCGCCGCATCCCCGTGGGCTGGACGCCGAAGCTGCTGGCGCTTGGCGCGCTTGGCGGGCTTCAGGGCGCGATCGGCTGGTGGATGGTCGCCTCGGGGCTGACCGGCGACATGATCTCGGTCGCCTCATACAGGCTTGCCACGCATCTGGGCATCGCCTTTGTCATCCTGGGGCTGCTCGCCTGGTACATCTACGAGTTGCGCCAGCCGCAGATGGCGCTGATCCAGGCCCGCCGCCGCCGCGAGGGGGGCGCCATGGGCGCGACGCTGGTCGTGGGCATGGTGTTCGTGCAGGTGCTTCTGGGCGCGCTGGTCGCGGGCATCGACGCGGGCCGCACCTATGTCACCTGGCCGCTGATGGATGGGGGGCTCGTGCCCGACAACGCGCTCATCATGGATCCCGTGTGGCGCAACTTCTTCGAGAATGCGGGCACGGTGCAGTTCATCCACCGCATGTGGGCCTATGGGCTTCTGCTGGTGACGCTGGCGGTCTGGTGGCGGGCGCGCAAGCTGAGCGTCACCGCGCTGCGCCGCCGCTTCGACTGGCTGATGGTGGCGATGCTGGGCCAGACGGTGATCGGGGTGGTGACCGTGCTTTACGGCGCCCCTTGGGAGATTGCCATCGTCCACCAGTTCGGCGCGGTGGTGCTGTTCGCGCTGGCGCTCAGGGCGCGGTTCGGCGCGCTCTACCCGCCCGAGCAGCGCATCGCCCGCGCCTGA